From the genome of Glycine max cultivar Williams 82 chromosome 2, Glycine_max_v4.0, whole genome shotgun sequence, one region includes:
- the LOC100802176 gene encoding probable serine/threonine-protein kinase PBL7 — protein MMSLCSSKGTCSGDTNAHVSSSTVGNYSSDKKRHNNKFITFLRKTMWEYALACVGVVPCGGNNDLNGQRKTTLEHNKAWLLADSGAELASADPRSVHSSFRFSFCSQVEVESFNMSYSASAAAAATFLMVNLDYESQVRELKWRRIQSLEKSLSPVANTLIRFSYDEILSATRNFSKERVLGRGALSCVFRGRVGIWRTAVAIKRLDKEDKECAKAFCRELMIASSLNDTNVVPLVGFCIDSEEGLFLVYKYVSGGSLEHHLHGRKKGVKGSSPLPWSVRYEVAIGIAEAVAYLHNGTERCVVHRDIKPSNILLSSKKIPKLCDFGLASWTSAPSVPFLCKTVKGTFGYLAPEYFEHGKVSDKTDVYALGVVLLELLTGRNPIEAKRPPGEENLVVWAKPLLRKGKGAIEELLDPQVKYNSSYTDQMVRMIDAASVCVTSEESRRPSIGEIVAILKGEVEHVLSRRRKSGYFGNGYMIDNYPKLQETNNEMKSHLALAMLGVPECEDDDFVYCR, from the exons AATTACTCTTCTGACAAAAAAAGGCACAACAACAAATTCATAAcctttttgagaaaaaccatgtGGGAGTATGCTTTGGCATGTGTTGGTGTTGTTCCTTGTGGCGGCAATAACGACCTTAACGGTCAAAGGAAGACAACTTTGGAGCACAACAAGGCGTGGTTGCTGGCGGATTCTGGAGCCGAATTGGCGAGTGCTGACCCTCGATCGGTTCACTCGTCTTTCAGGTTCAGCTTCTGTTCTCAGGTTGAGGTTGAGTCCTTCAACATGAGCTATTCTGCTTCTGCTGCCGCTGCTGCAACCTTTTTGATGGTGAATTTGGACTATGAGTCTCAAGTGAGGGAGTTGAAATGGAGGAGAATACAGTCACTGGAGAAAAGCCTGTCTCCGGTGGCCAACACTTTGATCAGGTTCAGCTATGATGAAATTCTGTCTGCTACTCGCAATTTCTCCAAAG AGAGAGTGTTGGGGAGAGGTGCCTTGAGCTGTGTATTTAGAGGAAGAGTTGGGATTTGGAGGACTGCTGTTGCTATTAAAAGGTTGGATAAGGAAGACAAGGAGTGTGCCAAGGCGTTTTGTAGAGAATTGATGATTGCTAGTTCTCTGAATGACACAAATGTTGTTCCTCTTGTGGGGTTTTGTATTGACTCGGAGGAGGGTTTGTTTTTGGTGTACAAGTATGTGTCAGGAGGAAGCTTAGAGCATCACTTACATG GGAGGAAGAAGGGTGTGAAGGGTAGTTCACCACTTCCATGGTCTGTGAGGTACGAAGTTGCAATTGGGATTGCAGAAGCTGTGGCTTATCTGCATAATGGAACAGAAAGATGTGTTGTTCATAGAGACATAAAGCCTTCAAACATTCTGCTTTCCTCTAAGAAGATTCCCAAG TTATGTGATTTTGGGCTAGCTTCATGGACTTCTGCACCTTCAGTCCCTTTCCTTTGCAAAACTGTGAAAGGAACATTTGG TTATTTGGCTCCTGAGTATTTTGAACATGGGAAAGTATCAGATAAGACTGATGTTTATGCTTTGGGAGTTGTTCTATTGGAGCTCTTAACTGGCCGCAATCCAATTGAAGCAAAACGACCCCCTGGAGAGGAAAACTTAGTAGTATGG GCAAAACCCTTGctgagaaaaggaaaaggagccATTGAGGAGTTGCTTGATCCTCAAGTCAAGTACAATTCGAGTTACACAGATCAAATGGTTCGAATGATTGATGCAGCTTCTGTCTGTGTTACAAGTGAAGAATCTAGGAGGCCTAGCATAGGTGAGATTGTTGCAATATTGAAAGGTGAAGTAGAGCATGTTCTCTCTAGAAGAAGGAAATCTGGTTATTTTGGCAATGGATATATGATTGATAATTACCCTAAGTTACAAGAAACAAATAATGAGATGAAAAGTCACTTGGCTTTAGCTATGCTAGGAGTTCCAGAGTGTGAGGATGATGATTTTGTCTATTGTCGTTGA
- the LOC100797564 gene encoding polcalcin Nic t 1, which produces MVKTVVNYDQVSLSLCKKGHKTPILKGVLTSWAPSSLFKNQVLNPLTNLQFQCNSNIKLTRRSSFVVIQYTLYQSTTMAEDPQDVADRERIFKRFDANGDGQISSAELGEALKALGSVTAEEVQRMMEEIDTDGDGYISYAEFTEFAKANRGLLRDVAKIF; this is translated from the coding sequence ATGGTAAAAACTGTTGTGAACTATGACCAAGTCTCATTATCGTTGTGCAAAAAAGGACACAAGACCCCGATATTAAAGGGTGTCCTTACATCATGGGCACCCTCCTCCCTCTTTAAGAACCAAGTTCTAAATCCTTTGACCAATCTCCAATTTCAGTGCAACTCCAATATTAAACTAACTAGAAGGAGCTCTTTCGTTGTCATACAATACACACTCTATCAATCCACCACAATGGCTGAAGATCCTCAAGACGTAGCCGACAGGGAGCGAATTTTCAAGCGTTTCGACGCCAATGGCGACGGCCAAATCTCTTCAGCTGAGCTTGGGGAAGCACTCAAGGCCCTTGGATCAGTCACAGCAGAAGAGGTGCAAAGGATGATGGAAGAGATTGACACCGACGGAGATGGCTACATTTCATATGCAGAATTCACAGAATTCGCCAAAGCCAACCGTGGCCTACTCAGAGATGTTGCCaagattttttaa